The DNA sequence ATCGCCGAAGATGTTCAGCGCCACCACCACGATGGTGACGATCAGACCCGGCCAAAGCACGGTCAGCGGGTAGACGTTGATGAACTTGACCGACGTGGCCAGCGAATGGCCCCAGCTCGGCACGCCGCTCGGCACGCCGACGCCGAGGTAGGTCAGGCCGGACTCAGCGAGTACCGCGGTGCCTGCGGAGAGCGAGAGCTGGACCATAATGGTCGGCATCGCATTGGGCAGGATATGGTGCAACATCACTGAAAATCCGGAAGCGCCATAGGAAAGCGCGGAAGCAACATAGTCGGAATTGGCCGCGAGCAGCGCCTGTGGCCGTGCTATACGCGCCAGATTGAGACCATAGCCGATGCCACAAGCAATGATGATGACCGCGACGGAAGCCCCCATCGGAACCGCCAGAATCAAGGCAATAAGCACGGTCGGAATGGAAATCAGCGCGTCCACCGCCACCACCGAAACATTCGACAATGCCGAATCGCGCGAGACCATCGCGCTCATCAGCAATATGCCCAACGCTCCAGCGAAAACCACGGCCAAAATCGCAATGAAAAGATTCGTACGCGCCCCGGCCATCAGCCAGCTGAACACATCCGCTCCGGTTCCGTCGGTGCCGAGCCAATGCGCGGCGGACGGCTTGGTCCAGACGTGATAGCCATCGGTTTTCCACAGCGATTGCGGTGTCCAAACGAGCGATGCCAGCGAAACCAAGCCCCACAGCGCCAAAACGATGAGCGCGAATTTTCCTTCGCCACGCCTCCATATAGAACGCAATACAATCGCAAATTTGTTCTTCGTCATTGCGCACCTCCTTGTACAGCGTGCTTCAGTCGGGGGTCAAGGAAGCGGTGCAGCAGGTCAACAAGGAAGCCGACGAACAGGAAGAACGCAGCCAGCATGAACAGCTCGCTTTGCACCGCGATAAGGTCACGATTGCCGAGGTCGGTGACCAGACCCGCGCCGATGCCGGGCAACGCGAAGAGATTTTCGATGACCATGACGCCGGTGATCATGCCGGCGAACATCAGTCCGACCACGCTCACCAGCTGCGGTGTCGCCAATCTCAACCCAACTTTGAGTGCGGCCTGACGGCGTGTATAGCCGCAGGCCATTGCCTGATCCATATAGCCGCTGTTCATCACGTCACCCAGCGCCGAACGCGTATAGCGCATCAGGCTCGCGCCGTCGATGATGCCGACCGTCAGCGCCGGCAACACCAGCGAGGCCAGCGCCGGACCGAAACTGGACCAGCCAGCCTCGGGAAACCCTTGCGAGGGCAGGATTCCCAACAATCCGGTACCGCGCCCGAAGAGGAGAATCAGCAACAGCCCTCCCCACAGCGCGGGGATGGCACCGCCGACAATGGCGACGAAATGAAACGCGGAACGCACCGCCGGACGTGTGGCCAGAGTGGCAACAACGCCAAGGGTCAGGCCGATGGCGAGCGCCACGACAAGCCCCAGCACAATCAGCGGGAAGGTGACGGAAGCACGCATGGCGACGGTCTCGCTGATCGAACGGCCGGTCAGAAGCGACGTGCCGAAATCGCCATGCAACAAGCCGCCCATCCAGCTGAAATACTGCACAACCAGCGGCCGGTCAAGCCCCATCTGCGAGCGCAACTGGGCCACCCGTTCCGGCGGCGCGTTGAGCCCTGCCATCACGCTGGCCACGTCGCCCGGCAGAATGCGCAGCGCCGCGAAAATCACCACCGAAATGGCGAGCAGCGCCACCACAAACAGCAGGAAACGTCGAATGACGAATCGCATATGTCACCTTACCTATCAACCTATTGCCGAACATGCGAGCAAAATCAGGATTCCGCACGCTTTTCTTGATTTTCATCGCATCTTCATCTCGCGCCTTGGGCCGCATGTCCTATATCTACCCAGCCCGCTACTTGGCCGGCGTCATATATCTCACGTTGTAGAGCGGCAGTAGCGTCTGGTTCAAGTTGAGCGAGAAGCCCGATACGCCATTCTTCATCGCCGTGGTGATGCGGTAGTTGAAGAGCCAGTCGGCCGGCGCATCCTCGCTCACCAAGCGCGCGGCCTTAGCCAGCAACGCGTCACGCTCGGAATCGCTGGAGGCGGCCATCGCCTGATTGTAGTAGTCCTTGACTTTCTGATTGCTGTAGTTGTAGTAGTACGTGTCCTGAGTCCACTGCGAGAAGTCGTGGCTTTCGTTGTGGTCGACCAGCGATAGGTCGTAGTCCTTGTTCTTGAGCACGTCCTGCAGCCAAGTGGAGAACTCGACCACGTTGACCTTCAAATCGATGCCGATGGGTTTGAGCTGGCTGCGCAACTGGTCGCCAAGCTCAGTGCCGTAGGTGTTGGCATAGGTCAGCCGCAATTGAAGCGGATGGTCGGGGGTATAGCCGGCCTCCTTCATCAGCGTTTTGGCCTTGTCGACGTTGTGCGGGTAAAGACCGGTCAGATCCTCGTATCCTGGGTCGAGCGAGGGAATCGGCCCGCCCAGCGGTTTGTCGGCCCCGCCGCGCGAGGCGATAAGCTGCTTGTGGTCAATGGCATAGCGAATGGCCTGACGCACACGCACGTCCGAGGTCTTGGCACCCTTGGAATTCATGGCGAGCACGTACTTGTCGGTGTCGTCACCGGCCGCGACGCGATAATGAGCACTGTCTTTTACAAAAGGTTCCGCGAGGTTCTCGGTCACCGGCGCAAGAACCTGAACATCGCCGGATTTCAGCGCATTGACGGCCGCATTGTCATCGCCGAAAAAGCGCAGAACGATGGTCGGGGTGACGGCCTTGTGCGCACCCCAGTATTTCGGATTGGCCTTCAACGTGATGGAATCGTTCGGTACGAATTTGACGACGGTATACGGCCCCGATCCCATCGCTTGCGTCTTCATGTCATAGTGGGCGTTCTTGTCGAACACGAGTCCTGGTCGGCAAGCCAGCTCCCACAGAAGATTGGCATAAGGCGCGGTCAAATCGAGTTTCACCGTATCGGCATCCGTGGCCGTCACCGACTTGAAGTTCATGAGCGATTCGGAATCGTGATAATGTTTGGACACCAGTTCGTTGATGGACCACGCCACGTCATTGGCATCGAGTGTGTCGCCGTTGGAGAAGTTCATGCCGCGGTTGAGATGGAACGTATAGCTCGTGCCGTCGGCGCTCTTCTCCCAGCTTTTGGCCAGCCCCGGCACGACCTTGTTATTGGAATCGCGGGTGACAAGCCCTTCGTAGACGTTGCCGACGAGTACCTGGTCGAGCGATGAGCCGGACTGGTTGCGGATATCGAGGTTCGTGGGGGCAAGTTTGAGCCCGATGGTCACGGAATCAGCTTTATGCCACCTGGGCACGCCATCACTGACCTTTTGATTGCCGCGAATCACCACGAAAGCGACGATAAGCGCCACCACGACGACTACCGCGACA is a window from the Bifidobacterium sp. ESL0745 genome containing:
- a CDS encoding ABC transporter substrate-binding protein, which codes for MPTNSGAYSENDATDNNVTGTNESGTAANADRSSANAVGSSQNAGNTNIADDSERVGDDNVTGTSMNASGTQTNIADEPSNSGNAVANEGASNSSDNKAGVNNAGSTDETLNAHVKGGNAGHGSGSNGSKAGKNKKKGWVWVIVAVVVVVALIVAFVVIRGNQKVSDGVPRWHKADSVTIGLKLAPTNLDIRNQSGSSLDQVLVGNVYEGLVTRDSNNKVVPGLAKSWEKSADGTSYTFHLNRGMNFSNGDTLDANDVAWSINELVSKHYHDSESLMNFKSVTATDADTVKLDLTAPYANLLWELACRPGLVFDKNAHYDMKTQAMGSGPYTVVKFVPNDSITLKANPKYWGAHKAVTPTIVLRFFGDDNAAVNALKSGDVQVLAPVTENLAEPFVKDSAHYRVAAGDDTDKYVLAMNSKGAKTSDVRVRQAIRYAIDHKQLIASRGGADKPLGGPIPSLDPGYEDLTGLYPHNVDKAKTLMKEAGYTPDHPLQLRLTYANTYGTELGDQLRSQLKPIGIDLKVNVVEFSTWLQDVLKNKDYDLSLVDHNESHDFSQWTQDTYYYNYSNQKVKDYYNQAMAASSDSERDALLAKAARLVSEDAPADWLFNYRITTAMKNGVSGFSLNLNQTLLPLYNVRYMTPAK
- a CDS encoding ABC transporter permease, whose translation is MTKNKFAIVLRSIWRRGEGKFALIVLALWGLVSLASLVWTPQSLWKTDGYHVWTKPSAAHWLGTDGTGADVFSWLMAGARTNLFIAILAVVFAGALGILLMSAMVSRDSALSNVSVVAVDALISIPTVLIALILAVPMGASVAVIIIACGIGYGLNLARIARPQALLAANSDYVASALSYGASGFSVMLHHILPNAMPTIMVQLSLSAGTAVLAESGLTYLGVGVPSGVPSWGHSLATSVKFINVYPLTVLWPGLIVTIVVVALNIFGDVLRDAVDPVTNPELRRS
- a CDS encoding ABC transporter permease — translated: MRFVIRRFLLFVVALLAISVVIFAALRILPGDVASVMAGLNAPPERVAQLRSQMGLDRPLVVQYFSWMGGLLHGDFGTSLLTGRSISETVAMRASVTFPLIVLGLVVALAIGLTLGVVATLATRPAVRSAFHFVAIVGGAIPALWGGLLLILLFGRGTGLLGILPSQGFPEAGWSSFGPALASLVLPALTVGIIDGASLMRYTRSALGDVMNSGYMDQAMACGYTRRQAALKVGLRLATPQLVSVVGLMFAGMITGVMVIENLFALPGIGAGLVTDLGNRDLIAVQSELFMLAAFFLFVGFLVDLLHRFLDPRLKHAVQGGAQ